The proteins below come from a single Plantactinospora sp. KBS50 genomic window:
- a CDS encoding LacI family DNA-binding transcriptional regulator, translated as MTRPSPKRVTISDIARRAGVSVGAVSFALNGRKGVSEETRQRVLRLAEELGWAPTSAARSLAEAKTDTFGLVLARDPRTLGVESFYMQFIAGLEAELTRRSYGLLLQVAASPRDELATLKKWRNARRVDGVILVDLAVDDPRVELSVQPNALPVVAVGDPGVAGGLTSVWTDDAESTRQAVRHLAGLGHRRIARVSGLDFLAHTRIRNDAFVAEMTGLGLDPLLLRTDYTPESGARATRAALTGSGRPTALVYDNDVMAVAGLGVALELGFGVPADVSIVAWDDSPFCAYTYPTLSALSHDVVAFGSHVARRLFDVLAGAEPGAFLDSTPRLITRGSTGPA; from the coding sequence GTGACACGACCATCGCCCAAGCGGGTCACGATCAGTGACATCGCCCGCCGCGCCGGGGTCTCCGTGGGCGCGGTGTCGTTCGCCCTCAACGGCCGGAAGGGTGTCTCGGAGGAGACCCGGCAGCGGGTGCTGCGGCTGGCTGAGGAACTCGGCTGGGCGCCGACCAGCGCCGCGCGGTCCCTCGCCGAGGCCAAGACGGACACCTTCGGCCTCGTGCTGGCGCGCGATCCGCGTACCCTCGGCGTCGAGTCGTTCTACATGCAGTTCATCGCCGGGCTGGAGGCGGAGCTGACCCGTCGCTCGTACGGGCTGCTGCTCCAGGTGGCGGCGAGCCCGCGGGACGAGCTGGCGACCCTGAAGAAGTGGCGCAACGCCCGACGGGTCGACGGGGTGATCCTGGTCGACCTGGCGGTCGACGACCCGAGGGTGGAGCTGTCGGTCCAGCCGAACGCGCTGCCGGTGGTCGCGGTGGGCGACCCGGGCGTGGCCGGGGGGTTGACGAGCGTCTGGACGGACGATGCCGAGTCCACCCGCCAGGCGGTCCGGCACCTGGCCGGGCTGGGTCACCGCCGCATCGCCCGGGTGTCCGGCCTCGATTTTCTGGCGCACACCCGGATCCGGAACGACGCGTTCGTGGCGGAGATGACCGGCCTGGGGCTGGATCCGCTGCTGCTGCGCACCGATTACACGCCGGAGTCCGGTGCCCGGGCCACCCGGGCCGCGCTCACCGGGTCCGGCCGGCCGACCGCCCTGGTCTACGACAATGATGTGATGGCGGTGGCCGGGCTCGGTGTCGCCCTGGAACTGGGCTTCGGGGTGCCGGCCGACGTGTCGATCGTCGCCTGGGACGACTCGCCGTTCTGCGCGTACACGTATCCGACGCTCTCGGCGCTCAGCCACGACGTCGTGGCGTTCGGTTCGCACGTCGCGCGCCGGTTGTTCGACGTGCTGGCCGGCGCCGAACCGGGGGCGTTCCTGGACTCCACGCCCCGGCTCATCACCCGCGGATCGACCGGGCCGGCATAG